The following are encoded together in the Constrictibacter sp. MBR-5 genome:
- a CDS encoding cytochrome P450, with protein MSVFGAGDPPEGYVRDPFEVLGRMPAVCPVRLADREGWAVSDRSAILAALRDDRLSITDSSSFTDRTPAFRSSVVRMLRSWFAHEAGEELPALVEKACADAAGPLLAASQADLVSDIARAVPLVVMAELLGVPPAHRQGLGRLAGGLLESYDSGRGESIAGGGRSKQGLDGYFALHLTQTQIATPLLDELRDLGLKHGIPVAAMADVCTKLLVAGTTTTAGCLASILAWLLEDPAAYRTCAERADADMPALVEDLIRLRSPVLALKRMATAAATVAGTPVAAGTRVYLLTAAANRERGTAAPDCPAAEPTQRHLSFGRGRHACLGAPLARLEIRTALTHLLPLIPRLRLLEPIQWRRAWLLHEPVSIRVIAS; from the coding sequence ATGAGCGTCTTCGGCGCAGGCGATCCACCCGAAGGCTATGTGCGCGATCCTTTCGAAGTTCTCGGACGGATGCCGGCGGTCTGCCCGGTCCGGCTGGCCGATCGCGAGGGGTGGGCGGTCTCGGATCGCAGCGCAATCCTCGCCGCGCTGCGCGACGACCGGCTGTCCATCACCGACAGTTCGAGCTTCACCGACCGGACGCCGGCCTTCCGCAGTTCCGTTGTGCGGATGCTGAGGAGTTGGTTCGCCCATGAAGCCGGGGAAGAACTGCCCGCACTGGTCGAAAAGGCCTGCGCCGACGCGGCGGGACCTCTCCTGGCGGCCTCGCAGGCCGATCTGGTGAGCGATATCGCCCGCGCCGTTCCGCTCGTAGTGATGGCCGAGCTTCTCGGCGTCCCCCCCGCCCATCGTCAGGGACTGGGACGGCTCGCGGGCGGCCTCCTCGAATCCTACGATTCCGGCCGGGGCGAGAGCATCGCCGGCGGCGGCCGGTCCAAGCAGGGGCTGGACGGCTACTTCGCTCTGCACCTGACACAGACGCAGATCGCGACGCCGCTGCTCGACGAGTTGCGCGACCTCGGCCTGAAGCACGGTATCCCCGTTGCGGCCATGGCCGATGTCTGCACCAAGCTGCTCGTCGCCGGCACGACGACGACTGCCGGGTGCCTGGCGTCGATCCTCGCCTGGCTGCTGGAGGATCCCGCCGCCTATCGCACATGTGCGGAACGGGCGGATGCCGACATGCCGGCGCTGGTGGAGGACCTGATCCGCCTGCGGAGCCCGGTTCTGGCGCTGAAGCGGATGGCCACGGCGGCGGCGACGGTCGCCGGCACGCCGGTTGCGGCCGGGACACGCGTCTACCTGCTCACGGCCGCGGCGAACAGGGAGCGCGGGACTGCCGCACCCGATTGCCCGGCGGCAGAGCCGACGCAGCGGCACCTCTCCTTCGGCAGAGGGCGCCATGCGTGCCTGGGCGCGCCCCTCGCGCGGCTGGAGATCCGCACGGCGCTCACCCACCTGCTGCCGCTCATCCCGCGTCTCAGGCTCCTGGAGCCGATACAGTGGCGGAGAGCCTGGCTTCTGCACGAGCCCGTCTCGATCCGAGTCATCGCATCCTGA
- a CDS encoding methyltransferase domain-containing protein, which yields MPITRSALAESYDRFLDHAAHYITEDADSGFLNLGYFTGTSMSLSEACARLTEEVVATAQDRQGPVLDVGCGAGGGTACIARHWPADRVHGANISDHQLDACRRRVPGAHFHLMPAEDLAFPDATFRTVISIEAACHFDRPRFLAEAMRILRPGGELVVADILFHDQPEVFGRFLSGGEIYRDIGSYETIWRSAGFADVACRDVTDPVWRGFVRNSRARALKGLMTKTLEPAAFRKALAFADKIAALPVSAYVIARATKPAAMS from the coding sequence ATGCCAATCACCCGAAGCGCGCTCGCCGAATCGTACGATCGCTTCCTCGATCACGCCGCGCATTACATCACGGAGGATGCCGACAGCGGCTTTCTCAACCTCGGCTATTTCACCGGCACGAGCATGTCCCTGTCCGAGGCCTGCGCACGCCTGACCGAGGAGGTGGTCGCCACGGCGCAGGATCGCCAGGGACCGGTGCTCGACGTCGGCTGCGGCGCGGGCGGCGGTACAGCCTGCATCGCCCGCCACTGGCCGGCCGACCGCGTGCATGGGGCGAACATCTCGGATCATCAGCTGGATGCCTGCCGCCGCCGGGTGCCCGGCGCGCACTTCCACCTGATGCCCGCGGAAGACCTCGCCTTCCCGGACGCAACCTTCCGGACCGTCATCAGTATCGAGGCGGCCTGCCACTTCGATCGGCCACGCTTTCTCGCCGAGGCGATGCGCATCCTGCGTCCCGGCGGCGAACTCGTCGTCGCGGATATACTGTTCCACGACCAGCCGGAGGTCTTCGGCAGGTTTCTGTCCGGCGGTGAAATCTATCGCGACATCGGCAGCTACGAGACGATCTGGCGGAGCGCCGGCTTTGCCGATGTGGCCTGCCGCGACGTCACCGATCCCGTCTGGCGCGGCTTCGTCCGGAACAGCCGGGCCCGAGCCCTGAAAGGGCTGATGACGAAGACGCTGGAGCCCGCAGCCTTCCGAAAGGCGCTCGCCTTCGCCGACAAGATCGCCGCCCTCCCCGTCAGCGCCTATGTCATCGCGCGCGCGACGAAGCCGGCGGCGATGTCCTGA